The nucleotide sequence CAGAGCGTCGTGCGGGTTCAGGGACATGCCGCCATGATCGGGCACCGGCGCACCGCGCGCACGGCAATTCCGCCGCTTGTCCCCAGGTGTTCCCAACTCGCGCCCGACGCCGGGATTCCGCCGTTACTGTGGAGCTGATGGGACGTCATCGGTGGTACACGGGGGCCCGGAGGTGGCGGATCACCGCCCTGCTCGGCGTGGGCGCGACCGCCCTCGCCCTGCTGGTGACCCTGCTGAACACACTCCCCGGACGCGGCGCCGACATACACGGCACCTCCCGCGAGGGCGACAAGGTGCACGGCACGCCCGCCGCTCCGTCCGGCCCCCTCCGCCCCTCCGTCGGCTGGGGCTTCACCCACACCCAGTACAGCGCCGACCAGGGCACCGGAAGCGACCGGGTCGCACGGCGGCTGAAGGGCGACGGCGGGCTCCCGCAGGACCAGGCCGTCATGGGCTGGGGCGCAGACAACCCCGAACCGGTGAAGGGGCGCTACGACTTCGGCGCCCTGGACCGCCGTATCGACTTCATCCGCGCCTCCGGCGGCACCCCTGTCATCACCCTGTGCTGCGCCCCGGACTGGATGAAGGGCGGCCGGGAGGGCGTCAACACCACCGACTGGAGCCAGGACTCGCTGGAGCGGGCGCCCGACCCGGAGCACTACCAGGACTTCGCCGACCTGGCCGGCACCGTCGCCCGCCGCTACCCGGACGTGCGCCACTTCGTCGTGTGGAACGAGTTCAAGGGCTTCTGGAACGAGTCGAAGGGCCGCTGGGACCACGAGGGCTACACCGAGCTGTACAACCTCGTGTACCGGGCGCTGAAGAAGGCCGACCCGGACAACCTCGTCGGCGGGCCCTACCTGCCCATGGACAGTGTCGACCCGCGCGCCTCCGACGCCTCCGACCGGGTCCGCGGCCCCTGGGGCGCCATGGACCAGCGGGTGCTGGACTCCTTCGACTACTGGAACGCCCACAAGGCCGGCGCCGACTTCGTGGTGGTCGACGGCTCCAGCTACACCAACGACGACGAACTGCTGCCGGACGCGTTCGCCGCCACCGCCAAGTTCACGGCCGTCGGCGAGTGGGTGCGCAGCCGCACCGGTGGCCTCCCGCTGTGGTGGGCCGAGTACTACGTGGAGCCCGCCGACGCCCAGGACCGCCGCCAGGGCTGGTCCGAGGAACGCCGGATCGCCGTGCACGCCACCGGACTGATCGCCATGGCCGAGGGCGGCGCCGAGTCCGGCTTCTACTGGAACCCGGAGAAGAAGAGCGGCCCCGGCTGCCCCGGCTGCCTGTGGACCCCGACCGGCGACACGGACGGCGGGCGGGAGCTGCCCATGTACGGCCTCGTCTCCCGCTTCGGCAAGGCGTTCCCGCCCGGCACCCGGTACGAGAAGGTGTCCGTCGCCGCCGACGACCGGCCCGACCTCCGTGTCCTGGCGAGCCGCGACACCGTGCTGGTGGTGAACACCCGGGACCGGCAGGTCAGCACACGTGTCGACGGCCGGCGGTTCTCCTTGCGCGGCTACGAGGTGAAGTGGCTCGACCGCTGAGCCGCCCCGCCCCTCAGCTCATCGTCAGGAACCGCTGCACCAGCGAGGCCAGCACCACCGCGAGCAGCGGCAGTGCGAACCAGAAACCGCCCTGCAGTCGGCGCAGCCCCCCGACACTCGGCCGGACCGCCACCCGCACCACCTCGCGCGCGGCCAGCAGCAGGATCAGCACACCCGCGGCCAGCGCGCCCACCACCGACCAGGGCGTCCAGGTGATCCGCGGCCCGATCGGACCGGGGTCCGGCGCCGGAACCGGCGCCGACGTGCCCCCGCGCAGCGCGTACACGGTCGCGTCGTCGTTCACCAGGACCTTGGACAGCTCCGCACGGGTGTCCAGCGTGCGGGTCAGCCGGGACTCCCACACCGCCGGATAGCCCGCGTCCAGCTCCAGATAGCGGACCTGACTCTCGTTGACGATCAGATACGAGTTCGGGCCCGCGTCCTTGAGCGCCTTGACCAGCCCGGACACCAGCACCGGGTCGGTCGGTGCGAGCGTCGGCACATAGGTCACCCGCTCCATGTCCCGCGCCCCCCAGGGCAGGGCCGGAGTCACGTCGTTCACCGTGTCCGTGGTCAGCCACAGCAGCCGTACGGTCGGCTCGTCGTGGGCGTACACCCAGTCCATCGCCGCGACCTCGCCGGTCCGGGTCCGCTCGAACGGTTCGTTGCCCCAGCGGGCCACCAGGAAACCGCCGATCAGCAGCAGCCCCGCGAGCAGCGCGGCCGGAGCGGCCAGGCTCACCCGGTCCCGCCCCCGCTCCTTCGCACTCGCCCCGGTACGCGGGAACAGGGCGAGCGCGCCCAGCAGGGCCGCGCCCGGCAGTGCGAACATGAAGACGCGCAGCGCCATCTCGCCGCCGTACGACTGCATGCCGAAGCCCAGGAACGGCACGAACGCCAGCACCAGCAGGGAGCGTTCGCGGTAGCCGTGTCCGCGCCGCCGCCACCAGCCCCAGCAGGCCAGCGCCAGCACCGAGCCGGCCAGCAGCACACGGGCGTAGAGCACCAGCTTGTGCGTCGAACTCCCGCCCTCGATACGACCGGAGACCGAGGTCGACACATTGCCGCCGACGCCGCCGAGCCCGCCGAACAGCTCGTCGAAGTGCCCCGACCAGTACGGCTCCGCCATGAAGCCGACCCACACCGCCACCACCACCGCGAACAGCAGCGGCAGGCCCCGCAGTTCGCACCGGCCGAGCAGCACCAGGGCCGTGAGCACCCCGAGCATCACGAACGGGGTGAGCTGGTGGGCCGGGACGCAGGCCAGGAACAGGCCGATCAACACCAGTAGCAGGACGACCCGTTGGCGCCGGTCGGTGGGCTCCACCTCGGCCTCACCGGGCCGGAACCGGGTCCAGATCATGTGCGGGGCCCGGAACCACACCAGCAGGACCGCCACGAACACCAGGTACAGCAGATAGGTGAAGCCCTGCGGGGAGAAGTAGTCCTGGCCGACCCAGCCGCTCAGGGCGAACAGCCACACCCCGGTCCACCGGGCCCGCCAGCTCGCACGCAGTGACCGGGTCAGCAGGAACATCGGTGCGAGATAGGCGAGTTGGATGGCCGTCGGCCACCAGCGGATCACCTCGGTGAAGTCGGAGACCCCGCACGCCTTCGCGGCGAACGCGATCACCGCGAAGAAGCCCGGCCAGCTCCAGCGGGCGTCCAGATCGGGCACCGTCGACCCCGTGCGGTCGATGTGGTCGAGGAACCCGAGGTGCTGCCAGGCCGTGGGGAACCTCGGCGCGCTCTCGATGGCGGCGGGCAGCGCGTGCAGCGACACCACGGTCGCCACCAGGGTGAGCAGCAGCAGCGCCCGGTGTTCCCGGCGCGTCCACAGCAGCGCGGCGAAGACCGTGACCAGCAGCGCCGCACCCACCAGCGTCGGCAGCGGCAGCACGGAGACCAGGCCGAGGCCGCCCATCCGGTCCAGGTCGGCGTCGGTCAGCCGCAGCGCGGGCACCCAGTAGAGCATCAGCGCCGCGACGAGGAGACAGCCGAGGACGACACCGGTGCGGGTGGGTGCCAGGGAGCGGAGGCGCGGGGGAGCGGGGCTTTCCACCCTCCCCGCGGGCGAGGGGCTTTCCCCCCTCGTCGCCGGTGCCCGTCCCTGTTCCGGCGGCGCCACTTCGGAGGGTGCGTCCACCGAGTCCACTTCTCCTGTCTCCTTGTCCGTCTCCGGGAGCACCGCCCAGGAGGGCGTCCGCCGGGTGGTGCGTACCCGGGTCGCCTCGCGCGGGCCGAGGTCGGCGAGGTCGCCGTCCGGGGCCGCGGTCACCGGGCCGGGCCGAATGACCTGCCACAGGCGCGGCGCCGCGACGGCCACGATCACCGCCAGGCTGGAGATCTCCGCGACCCCCGCGCCGGCCAGCCCCATCCGGGGCAGGAGCAGCAGGGTCAGACCCAGCACCAGCACGCACAACAGCCCCTGCAGCCAGGCGAGTCCGGCGGTCCGGCTCTGCGCCCGGAGCACCGCGAAATAGGTCTCCATCACCACCCGCAGCACCGCGCCGACCGCGAACCAGCGCAGCAGCGGGGTCGCCGCGTCCGCGTACCCCGCGCCGAACACGCCCAGGATCCACGGGGCGCCGACGAACAGCACGCCCGCGACCGGCAGCATGATCCGGGCCATCCGCTTCAGCGCCGCCCGGGTGTTGGCGGCCAGCCGCGCCGGGTCGTGCGAACCCTCCACGGTCAGCGAGGCGCCCATGTTGATGGCGAGCAGGTTGGTCGTGCCGCCGATGGTGGTGGTGATGTAGAAGTACGCGTTGTCCTCGGCGCTGACCTGCGAGGCGATGATCACCGGGACGAGGTAGACCACCCCGAGGGAGAACAGCGAGCCGGTGTAGTCGCCGGCGAGGAACCGGCCGATCTCCCGCAGCGTCGGCGGGCGGGTGCGCCCCTCGGTCGCCGCCGTGTGCCGGGGCACCAGCCGCCGGAACACCAGCCAGCCCAGCGGGATCACCGAGGTGGCGATGGCCGCGACCCAGGACACGAAGACACCGGCGGCCGGGATCGCCACCGCGAAGGCCACCAGCAGCCCCAGCTTCACCGCCGAGAAGACGGTGTTGCCCACCGGCACCCAGGGCGCGCTGCGCAGCCCGGTCAGCACCCCGTCCTGGAGGGTGAGCACGTTCCAGGCCACCACGGCCGCGACGAAGCCGAGCCCGCTCACCGGCCCGTGCAGGAACCGGTACGACGGCCCCCACACGTGCAGCGTCAGCAGGAACACCCCCGCCGCCACCGCCACCACCAGCGAAGACCCGGCGTACGTGCGGAAGATGAGCCGGGCGGTCGAGCGGCCGGCGACCGGGATGAAGCGAGCCAGGGCGCCGGTCAGGGTCACCGCGGTCAGCCCGGCGAGGAGCTTCATCGCGGCGATGGCGGCCGAGCCCTGCCCGACCGCCGACTCGGAGTAGTAGCGCGCCGCCGCCAGCCAGAAGCCGAGACCGAGGACGGCGGAGATTCCGGTGTTCAGCATCAGCGCGTAGGCGTTGCGGAACAACGGGTTGCCGCCGAACGCGCGCCCCAGCACGGGCAGTCGCGGGCGGCGCCCCGGCGTAGACACGGCCGGGGCGGCCTCTTGGGCGGTGGTCGTGTCAGACACGGGAGCGGATGGCCTTCCGGCAGACCTGGCGTGCTCTTCGCACGAGTGCGTATCCCTTGGTCAGAGCCCGGTCCCGGGCGAAGTCCCGTGTGACGGAACGGCCCTGGAGCAGCCGCTCGAACTCCGCCGCACCCGTGCTCCGTCGCACGGTGACCCGGCGCAGCGCGTACGGACCCTGCCCGCGCCGGGCCAGCGCGTTGCCCACCGCGAGCGCCTGGGTGTACCCCGCCTCCCGCACGGCTCGGCGCACCCGGCGGCTGGAGTAGCCGTAGGGATAGGCGAAGGACTCCGGGCGCGTGCCCAGTTCGTCGGTGAGGATGGCGGTGCTGTGCTCCAGCTCGGCGTCGAGCGCGGCGTCGTCCAGTTGGTCGAGCTGGGGGTGGCTGTGGCTGTGGCCGCCGATCTCGACCCCGTTGTCCGCGAGTTCGCGCACCTGGGCCCAGTCGAGCATGGCGTCCAGGCCGCCTCCGGTGTCGTGCGGGCCCCTGATCCAGCCGGTGGAGGCGAACAGGGTGGCTGCGAAGCCGTGTTCGGCGAGCACCGGGAGGGCGTGCCGGTGGACGCCCTCGTAGCCGTCGTCGAAGGTGATCAGCACCGGCCGGGCGGGCAGCGGGCGCCGGTAGCGCCAGTGGGCCGCGAGCCCCGCGGTGGTGAGCGGGGTCAGGCCCAGCTCGCCGATCAGCGCCATCTGCTCGGCGAACGCCTCCGGGGCGACCGAAAGGGCACGGGTGGCGTCGTTGGGTGCGGCCGCCACCGCGTGGTACATGAGGATCGGTACGGCCGGCCCGGTCATCCGCCCACCTCCACCGGGGGCACCGCGAACCGGGCCCCGCCGCGCCGGGCGCGCACACTGCCGACCACATAGCCGCCGGCCGCGGTGAGCACGCCCGCGACGATGGCGCCCGCACGTCCCGCGCCGCCCGGCCGGGCGAGCAGGGCGTCGCGCAGACCACGCGCGATCCCGGCGGGCAACACCCGTGTGGTGTAACGGCGTTCGGACTCCAGCCCCTTCGCCGCACCCACACTCCGCGCCACCAGCGCCTTGGACAGGCCCTCGGCGTAGGCGCGGGTGCGGAAGTAGGCGAAGCGCTCGCGGGCCTCGGGCACCCGGTGGTGGATCACCGCGCGGTCGTCGATGAGGAGCACGGCGTCGGGCCGGGCCCGGGTGAGCCGGATGCACAGCTCCGTCTCCTCGCAGCCCAGCGGGCGGCGGTCCCCGTCGCGGCCGATACCGGTGGCGAAACCGCCCGCCGCCGCGAACGCGGTACGCCGGAAGGAGGCGTTGCCGCCCAGCACGTTGCGGACCCGGACCCGGCCGGGCGGCAGGCCCCGGTACGTACAGCCCACCACCCAGTCGAACTCCTCCGGGAACCAGGCCGGCCGCCGACCCGACGCCCACACGGGTTCCGTCCGGCCGCCGACCGCCAGCACGCGCGGGTCGGCGTACCCCTCGGCGAAGCGGCGCAGCCAGTCCCGCTCGGCCACGGCGTCGTCGTCGAGGAAGGCGATCACCTCGCCGCGGGAGGCGGCGACCCCGGTGTTGCGGCCCGCGGACAGGCCGCGGGGACCCGCGTTGGCGAGCACCCGGACCGGCCCTTCCGCCGCCGGCTCCTTGTACTCGTGGGCCAGCCGGTCCAGCAGGGCGGCGTTGTGGTCCACGACGAGGAGCGTCTCCAGCGCCGGGTGGGACTGGGCGCGCACCGAGGCGACCGCCGCGAGGATGTCCTCCCAGCGGTCCTCGGTGTACACGCAGATCACCACGGAGATGTCCGGAGCGGTCAAGACGCCGCTCCTCGACGGGAGTCCGCCAGCGGCGAGCGGCGACCCCGGCGCAGCGCACGGCGGTTGGAGCGCTCCTGGAGGATGACCCTGAGCACCCGCAGACCGTCCCGCACGGCGCGCAGGTTGCTGGTGCCGTGGATGCGGAGGTACTCGTGGCTGGGGATCTCCTGCACCTTCAGCCCGGCCTTGACCACTCTGATGTTCATCAGGGTCTCGACCTCGAAGCCGGTGCAGTCCAGGTCGATCTTGTCCAGGCAGTGCCGCCAGAAGGCGTTGTAGCCGTAGCAGAGGTCGGTGTAGCGGGCGCCGAACTTGCGGTTGACGACCGTGCACAGCGCCCAGTTGCCGAGCTTGCGGATGAAGGTCATGTCGTCGGTGCCGCCGCCGTTGGCGAAGCGGGAGCCCTTGGCGAAGTCGGCGCCGGAGACCAGCGCGGAGACGTAGGAGACGATCTCGTTGCCGTCGGCCGAGCCGTCCGCGTCGACCATCACGATGATGTCGCCGGAAGCCGCCTCGAACCCGCTGATCAGGGCGTCCCCCTTGCCCTTGCCGCGCTGTGCGACGACCTTCACGTCCGGCCACAGCGAACGGGCCACGTCCACGGTGTCGTCGGTGGAGTCGCCGTCGACCAGGACCACTTCGTGGATCCAGTCCGGCAGCGTCTTGAACACGTACGGCAGGTTCTCCGCCTCG is from Streptomyces seoulensis and encodes:
- a CDS encoding GH39 family glycosyl hydrolase — encoded protein: MGRHRWYTGARRWRITALLGVGATALALLVTLLNTLPGRGADIHGTSREGDKVHGTPAAPSGPLRPSVGWGFTHTQYSADQGTGSDRVARRLKGDGGLPQDQAVMGWGADNPEPVKGRYDFGALDRRIDFIRASGGTPVITLCCAPDWMKGGREGVNTTDWSQDSLERAPDPEHYQDFADLAGTVARRYPDVRHFVVWNEFKGFWNESKGRWDHEGYTELYNLVYRALKKADPDNLVGGPYLPMDSVDPRASDASDRVRGPWGAMDQRVLDSFDYWNAHKAGADFVVVDGSSYTNDDELLPDAFAATAKFTAVGEWVRSRTGGLPLWWAEYYVEPADAQDRRQGWSEERRIAVHATGLIAMAEGGAESGFYWNPEKKSGPGCPGCLWTPTGDTDGGRELPMYGLVSRFGKAFPPGTRYEKVSVAADDRPDLRVLASRDTVLVVNTRDRQVSTRVDGRRFSLRGYEVKWLDR
- a CDS encoding lipopolysaccharide biosynthesis protein; amino-acid sequence: MSDTTTAQEAAPAVSTPGRRPRLPVLGRAFGGNPLFRNAYALMLNTGISAVLGLGFWLAAARYYSESAVGQGSAAIAAMKLLAGLTAVTLTGALARFIPVAGRSTARLIFRTYAGSSLVVAVAAGVFLLTLHVWGPSYRFLHGPVSGLGFVAAVVAWNVLTLQDGVLTGLRSAPWVPVGNTVFSAVKLGLLVAFAVAIPAAGVFVSWVAAIATSVIPLGWLVFRRLVPRHTAATEGRTRPPTLREIGRFLAGDYTGSLFSLGVVYLVPVIIASQVSAEDNAYFYITTTIGGTTNLLAINMGASLTVEGSHDPARLAANTRAALKRMARIMLPVAGVLFVGAPWILGVFGAGYADAATPLLRWFAVGAVLRVVMETYFAVLRAQSRTAGLAWLQGLLCVLVLGLTLLLLPRMGLAGAGVAEISSLAVIVAVAAPRLWQVIRPGPVTAAPDGDLADLGPREATRVRTTRRTPSWAVLPETDKETGEVDSVDAPSEVAPPEQGRAPATRGESPSPAGRVESPAPPRLRSLAPTRTGVVLGCLLVAALMLYWVPALRLTDADLDRMGGLGLVSVLPLPTLVGAALLVTVFAALLWTRREHRALLLLTLVATVVSLHALPAAIESAPRFPTAWQHLGFLDHIDRTGSTVPDLDARWSWPGFFAVIAFAAKACGVSDFTEVIRWWPTAIQLAYLAPMFLLTRSLRASWRARWTGVWLFALSGWVGQDYFSPQGFTYLLYLVFVAVLLVWFRAPHMIWTRFRPGEAEVEPTDRRQRVVLLLVLIGLFLACVPAHQLTPFVMLGVLTALVLLGRCELRGLPLLFAVVVAVWVGFMAEPYWSGHFDELFGGLGGVGGNVSTSVSGRIEGGSSTHKLVLYARVLLAGSVLALACWGWWRRRGHGYRERSLLVLAFVPFLGFGMQSYGGEMALRVFMFALPGAALLGALALFPRTGASAKERGRDRVSLAAPAALLAGLLLIGGFLVARWGNEPFERTRTGEVAAMDWVYAHDEPTVRLLWLTTDTVNDVTPALPWGARDMERVTYVPTLAPTDPVLVSGLVKALKDAGPNSYLIVNESQVRYLELDAGYPAVWESRLTRTLDTRAELSKVLVNDDATVYALRGGTSAPVPAPDPGPIGPRITWTPWSVVGALAAGVLILLLAAREVVRVAVRPSVGGLRRLQGGFWFALPLLAVVLASLVQRFLTMS
- a CDS encoding polysaccharide deacetylase family protein: MTGPAVPILMYHAVAAAPNDATRALSVAPEAFAEQMALIGELGLTPLTTAGLAAHWRYRRPLPARPVLITFDDGYEGVHRHALPVLAEHGFAATLFASTGWIRGPHDTGGGLDAMLDWAQVRELADNGVEIGGHSHSHPQLDQLDDAALDAELEHSTAILTDELGTRPESFAYPYGYSSRRVRRAVREAGYTQALAVGNALARRGQGPYALRRVTVRRSTGAAEFERLLQGRSVTRDFARDRALTKGYALVRRARQVCRKAIRSRV
- a CDS encoding glycosyltransferase family 2 protein, which produces MTAPDISVVICVYTEDRWEDILAAVASVRAQSHPALETLLVVDHNAALLDRLAHEYKEPAAEGPVRVLANAGPRGLSAGRNTGVAASRGEVIAFLDDDAVAERDWLRRFAEGYADPRVLAVGGRTEPVWASGRRPAWFPEEFDWVVGCTYRGLPPGRVRVRNVLGGNASFRRTAFAAAGGFATGIGRDGDRRPLGCEETELCIRLTRARPDAVLLIDDRAVIHHRVPEARERFAYFRTRAYAEGLSKALVARSVGAAKGLESERRYTTRVLPAGIARGLRDALLARPGGAGRAGAIVAGVLTAAGGYVVGSVRARRGGARFAVPPVEVGG
- a CDS encoding glycosyltransferase family 2 protein gives rise to the protein MSSVLRTPGPDREPLLAAHYRPISSHLAITPPVSVVIPAMNEAENLPYVFKTLPDWIHEVVLVDGDSTDDTVDVARSLWPDVKVVAQRGKGKGDALISGFEAASGDIIVMVDADGSADGNEIVSYVSALVSGADFAKGSRFANGGGTDDMTFIRKLGNWALCTVVNRKFGARYTDLCYGYNAFWRHCLDKIDLDCTGFEVETLMNIRVVKAGLKVQEIPSHEYLRIHGTSNLRAVRDGLRVLRVILQERSNRRALRRGRRSPLADSRRGAAS